A region of Ignatzschineria larvae DSM 13226 DNA encodes the following proteins:
- a CDS encoding NAD(P)/FAD-dependent oxidoreductase — translation MKISRRKFLIGAGAVGALGAGAVVTPMMRREGTLIQTQSRAQHVVGTEGPLPKQSDVVIIGAGIQGIMTAINLRERGLSVTICEKGEVGGEQSGRAYSQIISYKTSPEIFPLHHYGKKLWREMNARVNDDTSYRTQGRVEAIATDKELATVREWIALNSEDPGFDTPLKTRIIHGEELAARLPDAQTNWEIAGFEEDAGSVDPETGTPVLARYAQRIGVKIFTNCAVRGIETEGGKIADVVTERGNIKTSSVVLAGGIWSRLFMGNLGVDLPTLNVYLSQQRVSGVPGAPKGNVHLPNGIHFREQADGTYAVAPRIFTSSIVKDSILLGPKFMHLLGGGELPLEFKIGPDFLSSFQIPTSWNLDEVTPFEKNRIVTATQNNEHLDAVFNRMKREFPQFEASEVVERWGAIVAPTYDELPIISKVPQYPGLVINTATVWGMTESPAAGELTADLVMDRKPVINPTPFDVTRFS, via the coding sequence ATGAAAATTTCACGACGAAAATTCCTTATCGGAGCTGGTGCAGTGGGTGCATTAGGTGCAGGAGCTGTAGTTACCCCTATGATGCGTAGAGAAGGAACGTTGATTCAAACTCAATCTCGGGCGCAACATGTTGTGGGGACTGAAGGCCCTTTGCCGAAGCAATCTGACGTTGTGATTATCGGTGCTGGTATTCAAGGAATTATGACTGCGATTAATCTTAGAGAGCGCGGTTTAAGCGTCACCATCTGTGAGAAAGGTGAAGTCGGTGGTGAGCAATCAGGTCGTGCTTATAGCCAAATTATCAGCTATAAAACCTCCCCTGAAATTTTCCCTCTACATCATTATGGCAAAAAATTGTGGCGTGAAATGAATGCGCGTGTCAATGATGATACAAGCTATCGTACACAAGGTCGAGTGGAAGCCATTGCAACAGATAAAGAACTTGCAACAGTGAGAGAATGGATTGCGTTGAATAGCGAAGATCCAGGCTTTGATACACCCCTTAAAACACGTATTATTCATGGTGAAGAGCTAGCAGCTCGTCTTCCGGATGCACAAACCAATTGGGAGATTGCTGGGTTTGAAGAAGATGCAGGTTCTGTTGATCCTGAAACCGGTACGCCTGTGTTAGCGCGTTATGCCCAAAGAATCGGTGTAAAAATCTTTACTAATTGTGCAGTGCGAGGCATTGAAACTGAAGGTGGCAAAATTGCTGATGTGGTCACTGAAAGGGGCAATATCAAGACTTCATCAGTGGTGTTAGCCGGCGGTATTTGGTCACGTCTTTTCATGGGGAACTTAGGCGTTGATCTTCCAACACTCAATGTTTACCTTTCACAACAACGTGTTTCAGGCGTTCCTGGCGCACCAAAAGGCAATGTTCATTTGCCAAATGGCATCCATTTCCGCGAACAAGCTGATGGTACTTATGCTGTTGCTCCTCGTATTTTCACAAGCTCAATCGTGAAAGATAGCATTCTCTTAGGGCCTAAATTTATGCATCTTTTAGGGGGCGGTGAATTACCGCTTGAGTTCAAAATTGGCCCCGATTTCTTAAGTTCATTCCAAATTCCAACCTCTTGGAATTTAGATGAAGTCACGCCATTTGAGAAAAATCGTATTGTAACGGCAACACAAAATAATGAACATTTAGATGCGGTATTTAATCGGATGAAACGTGAATTCCCACAATTTGAAGCCTCAGAGGTGGTTGAGCGTTGGGGTGCAATCGTGGCACCGACTTACGATGAATTACCGATTATCTCTAAAGTGCCACAATATCCAGGTTTAGTGATTAATACTGCAACAGTTTGGGGTATGACAGAAAGCCCTGCAGCAGGTGAATTAACGGCTGATTTAGTAATGGACAGAAAACCTGTGATTAATCCAACACCATTTGATGTAACACGTTTTAGCTAA
- a CDS encoding MetQ/NlpA family ABC transporter substrate-binding protein yields the protein MKGYVKWLGVALIGLVIAACGNSEQDDANKKVLRVGMPPSAHNILVEKVVKPQLEADGYKVEFLNFSTLRDANTALVEGGIDFHTAQHQAYLDVYNRETGQDLVSIVHTPSIPAFIYSVKQNSLDNVKQNDTVLIPNDPSNMARSYALLAKIGWIKVNPNADIATLTQKDIIENPLNLQFKEVDSALIPRLLDEIDYGVMPGGVALLAGIGSEHALAHETFLPSLELMVTVKAKDANTQWAKDVKKAFQSDEMRQFIENDPESKGWFIWPEG from the coding sequence ATGAAGGGATATGTGAAGTGGTTAGGCGTTGCGCTAATAGGGTTAGTCATCGCTGCCTGTGGTAATAGCGAACAAGATGATGCTAATAAAAAGGTGTTGCGTGTAGGAATGCCTCCCAGTGCGCATAATATATTAGTGGAAAAAGTAGTCAAACCACAGTTAGAAGCGGATGGGTATAAAGTTGAATTTCTTAATTTTAGTACACTTCGAGATGCCAATACGGCATTAGTCGAGGGCGGAATTGATTTTCATACAGCCCAACATCAAGCCTATTTAGATGTTTACAATCGTGAAACAGGGCAAGATTTAGTCTCGATTGTACATACACCTTCTATTCCTGCTTTTATCTACTCGGTCAAACAGAACTCTTTAGATAATGTTAAACAGAATGATACTGTTTTAATTCCAAATGATCCCTCTAATATGGCGCGTTCTTATGCACTTTTAGCTAAAATTGGTTGGATTAAAGTTAATCCGAATGCTGATATTGCAACTTTAACTCAGAAAGATATTATCGAAAATCCGCTAAATTTACAGTTCAAAGAAGTTGATTCAGCATTGATCCCCCGTCTATTAGATGAGATTGATTATGGGGTTATGCCGGGCGGTGTGGCTCTTCTTGCAGGGATTGGTTCAGAGCATGCATTAGCGCATGAGACGTTTCTTCCTAGCCTTGAATTAATGGTGACGGTAAAAGCAAAAGATGCCAATACACAGTGGGCCAAAGATGTGAAAAAAGCATTCCAATCTGACGAGATGCGTCAATTTATCGAGAATGATCCTGAAAGCAAAGGTTGGTTCATCTGGCCTGAGGGTTAG
- a CDS encoding DUF421 domain-containing protein, with protein MPYYLLAMIKFMIGFTIILTHMNLTGRTQLSQLTPVDFIGNFVLGGIIGGVIYSDAIPLTQYVVVLLIGVSMISLIHWISKHIRLVRNVTIGNPITIIKDGQFQMEILKEKQNKIDILNILSQMHAQGIHSFQEVYFAQIEPNGQLTIICDRAQMPSIVLLKEGEVYKDELEKIGRDETWLKRELAQLNLHQLEDLFLVEFWDGKIHAILQDGSMVPAH; from the coding sequence ATGCCCTACTATCTATTAGCAATGATCAAATTTATGATTGGCTTTACCATTATTTTGACCCATATGAATCTCACCGGTCGAACACAACTATCGCAACTTACGCCGGTAGATTTTATTGGAAATTTCGTACTCGGGGGCATTATTGGTGGCGTGATTTATAGCGATGCCATTCCTTTAACACAATATGTTGTCGTGCTACTCATTGGCGTATCGATGATTAGCCTCATTCATTGGATTAGCAAGCATATTCGATTGGTACGTAATGTAACTATCGGTAATCCCATTACGATTATCAAAGATGGTCAATTTCAGATGGAAATATTGAAAGAGAAACAGAATAAAATAGATATTCTCAACATTCTCTCCCAAATGCACGCTCAAGGTATTCACTCTTTTCAAGAGGTCTATTTTGCGCAAATTGAACCGAATGGCCAACTCACCATTATCTGTGATCGTGCGCAAATGCCCTCAATAGTGTTACTAAAAGAAGGAGAGGTTTATAAGGATGAATTAGAAAAAATTGGCCGAGATGAAACCTGGTTAAAGAGAGAGCTTGCCCAATTGAATCTCCATCAATTAGAGGATCTCTTTTTAGTAGAATTTTGGGATGGAAAAATTCACGCCATCCTACAAGATGGTTCAATGGTGCCGGCGCATTAA
- a CDS encoding MetQ/NlpA family ABC transporter substrate-binding protein, with protein sequence MKQFVKKGLLVALIGATTILAACNSEDKTADSHDLKKIRIGTTVGDFADMVTDSVKPQLEKKGYEVELVVFTDYVLPNRALADGSLEINTFQHLPYLNSFKTLNNLDLTEVFQIPTGPLGIYSGKKNSLENLPKGSKFAVANDPSNFSRTLMLLQDAGLITLKTGIDPLKATKADIAENPYAIELVQLEAPQLPRVREDVDFVVIPGNYAASSKIPFSEALFTDPGFIFINWAAVKTQDVDAPWLKDVTEAYNSDEFKAYAKERFAGYKYPDAWGK encoded by the coding sequence ATGAAACAATTTGTGAAAAAGGGGCTTTTAGTTGCATTAATAGGGGCAACTACTATTTTAGCGGCTTGTAATTCTGAGGATAAAACAGCGGATTCTCACGATTTGAAAAAAATCCGTATCGGCACAACGGTTGGGGATTTTGCAGATATGGTGACCGATTCTGTGAAACCGCAATTAGAGAAAAAAGGCTATGAAGTAGAACTTGTTGTTTTTACCGATTACGTTTTACCGAATAGAGCATTAGCGGATGGTTCACTAGAGATCAATACCTTCCAGCATCTTCCATATCTAAATTCTTTCAAAACATTGAATAATTTGGATCTAACCGAGGTGTTTCAAATACCGACAGGGCCATTAGGAATCTATAGTGGTAAGAAAAATAGCTTAGAGAATTTACCAAAGGGTAGTAAATTTGCTGTTGCTAATGATCCTAGTAACTTTTCTCGTACTTTGATGCTACTTCAAGATGCCGGCTTAATTACACTGAAAACCGGCATTGATCCACTGAAAGCAACGAAAGCAGATATTGCCGAGAATCCTTATGCCATTGAGTTAGTACAATTAGAAGCACCCCAATTACCGCGTGTGCGTGAAGATGTGGATTTTGTGGTGATTCCCGGTAATTACGCTGCAAGTTCAAAAATTCCTTTCTCTGAAGCACTCTTTACTGATCCTGGTTTTATCTTTATTAACTGGGCTGCGGTGAAAACTCAAGATGTCGATGCGCCTTGGTTAAAAGATGTCACAGAAGCTTATAATTCGGATGAATTTAAAGCTTATGCCAAAGAGCGCTTTGCTGGTTATAAATATCCTGATGCTTGGGGAAAGTAG
- a CDS encoding MetQ/NlpA family ABC transporter substrate-binding protein: MKQYFQRFYQQIWGKLITVIALSALVLVGCNETQKSTETAPASEKKEIVIGVTIGVNGQIVRDVVGPLLEKQGYSYKLIEFADYIRPNLALADGDLDINIFQHKPYLDAFKAQHHLAIEEVFQIPTAPYGLYAGKTKRLEDAYQGMKVSAPNDPSNYARVLVILDYLGWIKLKENTNYLTASREDIAENPLNIEIITLDAGQLPRSLQDVDFSAINGNFAISAGLDPKNAIFTEPTFTFVNWSAARIEDRDAPWLKAITDAFNSEELKAYTAEHFEGYQLPEAWAQDSH, translated from the coding sequence ATGAAACAATACTTTCAACGATTTTATCAACAGATATGGGGCAAACTGATCACTGTGATCGCACTTTCAGCTTTAGTACTTGTAGGTTGTAATGAGACACAGAAAAGTACAGAAACAGCTCCAGCAAGCGAGAAAAAAGAGATCGTCATCGGTGTTACAATCGGTGTCAATGGGCAGATAGTGCGAGATGTTGTTGGGCCATTGCTTGAGAAGCAAGGTTATAGTTATAAACTCATTGAGTTTGCCGATTATATCCGTCCTAATCTAGCACTAGCCGATGGCGACTTAGATATCAATATCTTCCAACATAAACCCTATTTAGATGCTTTTAAGGCGCAACATCATTTAGCCATTGAAGAGGTTTTTCAAATTCCAACGGCACCTTACGGGCTGTATGCCGGTAAAACCAAGCGTTTAGAAGATGCGTATCAAGGAATGAAAGTCTCTGCACCGAATGATCCCTCTAACTATGCACGTGTGCTTGTGATTCTCGATTATTTAGGCTGGATTAAGTTGAAAGAGAATACGAATTATCTGACAGCTTCTCGGGAAGATATCGCTGAAAACCCACTTAATATTGAAATTATTACATTAGATGCCGGACAACTGCCACGCTCACTACAAGATGTAGATTTCTCAGCGATCAATGGAAATTTTGCGATTAGTGCCGGCTTAGATCCTAAAAATGCCATCTTTACAGAGCCAACTTTTACCTTTGTTAACTGGTCAGCTGCACGTATCGAAGATCGTGATGCACCTTGGTTAAAGGCAATTACTGATGCATTTAATTCAGAGGAACTCAAAGCCTATACTGCCGAACATTTTGAAGGTTATCAATTGCCGGAAGCTTGGGCGCAAGATAGTCATTGA
- a CDS encoding TIGR04211 family SH3 domain-containing protein → MKASKYLLTMALVSSFSFAFSEQLYISDKLQAPVRAGSGDNYRITKMINAGEPVEKLATRNGYVQIRYDGNRTGWIHSQFLMDEPSARNYIEEAKARYEPLLKENESLEAEIERLKQQEEDNIQKLNDERQAMASEVEILTAENEALKLEIVELKKLYSHEMELAQKNDELNKQDHVQKVEITRLKQENSRLQDANRSSEWTAGALILLGGIILGSAILPRLFAKTRRKRSWDF, encoded by the coding sequence ATGAAAGCTTCTAAATATCTACTAACCATGGCACTTGTCTCGAGTTTCTCTTTTGCTTTTTCTGAACAGCTCTATATTAGTGATAAGCTGCAAGCGCCTGTGCGAGCGGGTTCAGGGGATAACTATCGGATTACTAAAATGATTAATGCTGGTGAGCCTGTAGAGAAACTAGCAACCCGAAATGGCTATGTGCAAATTCGCTATGACGGCAATCGTACCGGATGGATTCATAGTCAATTTCTGATGGATGAACCCAGTGCCCGTAACTATATTGAAGAAGCGAAAGCCCGTTATGAGCCACTTCTTAAGGAAAATGAGTCATTAGAAGCGGAAATTGAACGCTTAAAGCAGCAAGAAGAGGATAATATACAAAAGCTCAATGACGAAAGACAGGCTATGGCTTCAGAAGTTGAAATTTTGACAGCCGAAAATGAGGCACTGAAATTAGAGATTGTAGAGCTCAAAAAACTCTATTCTCATGAAATGGAATTGGCTCAAAAGAATGATGAGCTTAATAAACAAGATCATGTACAAAAGGTCGAAATCACCCGTTTAAAACAGGAAAATAGCCGACTACAGGATGCAAATCGTAGTAGTGAATGGACAGCAGGTGCATTGATTCTATTGGGGGGGATCATTCTTGGTTCTGCCATTCTACCGCGGCTGTTTGCGAAAACACGACGTAAGCGTAGTTGGGACTTCTAA
- a CDS encoding SDR family NAD(P)-dependent oxidoreductase produces the protein MKVYIITGASRGIGNSLASILEAEGHKVLRVARTNPAGFSNLMTMDITAPEATLRIMEWLTPLLPLATEVTLINNAGVIEPIQKIGALNTNAIHRAIAINVTAPIELSNAFVALTQSLPITKRIINISSGAGRHVYEGWSIYCTTKAAIDHFSRALYLEQQSMKYPIAITALAPGVIDTDMQKEIRGSEQSAFPNVTRFIEMKESGALLTPHECAEKIIAYIQRPNILSDDPITDIREM, from the coding sequence ATGAAAGTATATATCATCACAGGCGCATCTCGTGGCATTGGTAATAGTTTAGCTTCAATATTAGAAGCGGAAGGACATAAAGTTTTACGAGTTGCTCGAACTAATCCTGCAGGTTTTTCTAATCTGATGACAATGGATATTACAGCACCGGAAGCCACATTACGCATTATGGAATGGCTAACGCCGCTCTTACCATTAGCGACTGAAGTGACGCTCATTAACAATGCCGGCGTTATCGAACCCATTCAAAAAATCGGGGCATTAAATACGAATGCCATTCATAGAGCGATTGCCATCAACGTGACGGCACCGATTGAACTGAGCAATGCTTTTGTGGCATTGACACAATCACTTCCTATCACAAAACGTATTATCAATATCTCCTCCGGTGCCGGTCGCCATGTTTACGAAGGTTGGTCAATTTATTGCACAACGAAAGCAGCTATCGATCATTTCAGTCGAGCGCTCTACCTTGAACAACAATCCATGAAATACCCTATTGCCATCACGGCTTTAGCGCCCGGCGTCATTGATACCGATATGCAAAAAGAGATCCGAGGAAGTGAGCAATCGGCATTTCCAAATGTTACACGTTTTATTGAGATGAAAGAGAGTGGCGCTCTACTCACACCGCACGAATGCGCTGAAAAAATCATTGCCTATATACAACGCCCTAATATACTGTCGGATGATCCTATTACAGATATCAGAGAGATGTAA
- the tig gene encoding trigger factor, with protein MSVETLEGLKRRVVIELDEQEINKDIENRLKNLARRVRVDGFRPGKVPVKVVRSMHGAEVENEVIGEAIGKKYQAIIAENKLSPAGQPVVDMPNPENKFSFTAEFEVMPEVKLDHLDKLEAVKFEAEVTDADLENMLKTLQKQSQTWKETDQASKLEDRVTINFVGRVDGEVFEGGSANDTPLLLGSNTMIPGFEDQIVGMKKGDIKTIKVTFPMDYQSEELAGKEAEFDIEVNKVEEGQLPEIDAAFAERFGIENGDVEKLRSELRKNMERELNNVIHNRFKASILESLEKNHEVEVPEALVIAEAQSMAQQSNFPQPKTREEADQLMELIQQIFAKQAEQKVRLSLLVSQFIEDSQMKPDESYVDKRLELIASTYEDPAEVIEHFKKDKNSMQNIRNIALEDQVVDLLAEKAAVVTEKKTFDELMNQAQR; from the coding sequence ATGTCAGTAGAAACATTAGAAGGCCTCAAACGCCGTGTAGTGATTGAACTTGATGAGCAAGAGATCAACAAAGATATTGAGAATCGCCTCAAGAATCTTGCTCGCCGCGTCCGTGTTGATGGATTCCGCCCTGGGAAAGTACCAGTTAAAGTCGTTCGCAGCATGCATGGTGCAGAAGTTGAGAACGAAGTCATTGGCGAAGCTATTGGCAAAAAATACCAAGCAATCATCGCTGAAAACAAGCTCTCTCCAGCAGGCCAACCTGTTGTAGATATGCCAAATCCAGAGAACAAATTTTCGTTCACTGCAGAATTTGAAGTGATGCCAGAAGTGAAACTTGATCATCTTGACAAGTTAGAAGCCGTTAAATTTGAAGCAGAAGTTACGGATGCTGACCTTGAAAACATGCTTAAAACACTTCAAAAACAGAGCCAAACTTGGAAAGAAACCGATCAAGCTTCTAAACTTGAAGATCGCGTAACTATTAACTTTGTAGGTCGCGTCGATGGTGAAGTATTTGAAGGAGGTTCTGCAAATGATACTCCGCTTCTCCTTGGTTCTAACACCATGATCCCTGGTTTTGAAGATCAAATCGTGGGCATGAAAAAAGGTGATATCAAAACGATTAAAGTCACCTTCCCTATGGACTATCAATCAGAAGAGTTAGCCGGTAAAGAAGCTGAATTCGATATTGAAGTCAATAAAGTAGAAGAAGGTCAATTACCTGAAATTGATGCTGCATTTGCAGAACGTTTCGGCATTGAAAATGGCGATGTTGAAAAACTTCGTTCAGAGCTTCGCAAAAATATGGAGCGTGAATTAAATAACGTAATCCATAATCGCTTTAAAGCATCTATTCTTGAATCTCTCGAAAAGAATCATGAAGTAGAAGTGCCAGAAGCATTAGTGATCGCAGAAGCACAATCAATGGCGCAACAATCTAACTTCCCACAGCCCAAAACGCGTGAAGAAGCTGATCAATTAATGGAATTAATCCAACAAATCTTCGCAAAACAAGCTGAACAAAAAGTACGTTTAAGTCTTCTTGTAAGCCAATTTATCGAAGATAGCCAAATGAAACCTGATGAATCATATGTTGATAAACGTTTAGAACTCATCGCTTCAACTTATGAAGATCCAGCTGAAGTGATCGAACACTTCAAAAAAGATAAAAACAGTATGCAAAATATCCGCAACATCGCACTTGAAGATCAAGTAGTTGATCTTTTAGCTGAAAAAGCGGCAGTTGTTACTGAAAAGAAAACTTTCGATGAGCTTATGAACCAAGCGCAAAGATAG
- the rpsU gene encoding 30S ribosomal protein S21: MPSVKIRENEPFDVAMRRFRRSCEKAGIVSEVRAREYYEKPTTERKRKKAAAQKRHYKRIMRESNRRIRYY; the protein is encoded by the coding sequence ATGCCTTCCGTCAAAATTCGTGAGAATGAACCATTTGACGTTGCTATGCGTCGTTTTAGACGGTCTTGCGAGAAAGCAGGTATCGTATCTGAGGTGCGTGCACGTGAGTACTATGAAAAACCGACAACTGAAAGAAAGCGTAAGAAGGCTGCGGCTCAAAAGCGCCATTATAAACGTATAATGCGCGAATCGAACCGTAGAATCCGTTACTACTAA
- a CDS encoding PaaI family thioesterase: protein MKGERTVAAINRYQGMNLLKTLEIEILQLEADYAEAIMPVTEKHQQTMGYLHGGATIALAETIGGIGSYAILPVELGCVGMQISASHISSARVGDRVIAKATLQHRGKRTHVWDVNVYSGTTGKLISTIKVTNAVITLPTDSS, encoded by the coding sequence ATGAAAGGTGAGAGAACGGTTGCGGCAATTAATCGCTATCAAGGGATGAATCTTTTAAAGACCTTAGAGATTGAAATTCTACAATTAGAGGCAGATTATGCGGAAGCTATTATGCCGGTGACAGAAAAACATCAACAGACGATGGGATATTTGCATGGTGGTGCAACAATAGCCTTAGCTGAAACGATCGGAGGTATTGGATCATATGCGATTTTACCGGTTGAGCTTGGTTGTGTAGGCATGCAAATTAGTGCAAGCCATATCTCATCGGCGAGAGTAGGGGATCGAGTAATTGCTAAAGCGACATTGCAACATCGTGGTAAACGAACCCACGTTTGGGATGTGAACGTCTACTCAGGGACAACCGGTAAGTTGATTTCAACCATCAAGGTGACCAATGCAGTGATTACGCTACCCACTGATAGCAGTTAG
- a CDS encoding DsbA family oxidoreductase translates to MNIQIWSDFSCPFCYIGKHNLEQAIMLLSEDEMAQIKIQYRSFELAPDAPRFTDQTLAEVLAERYQTTVEKAKELTVNSAGMAATVGLTINNDKIIPTNTFLAHQLLHYVASKAPGKIKACADLLFKGYFQDGINLSDIVALIEIADKLKLDLTDVKKALDDEVYVNAVRDDEAIAHRINIQSVPFFVIDNEVAIQGAQKVEDFHQFLVEYLKEQNKQGHENPPTQDA, encoded by the coding sequence ATGAATATTCAAATTTGGTCTGATTTCTCTTGCCCTTTCTGTTATATTGGCAAGCATAATTTAGAACAAGCAATCATGCTTCTCTCCGAAGATGAAATGGCACAGATCAAAATTCAATACCGTAGTTTTGAATTAGCACCTGATGCACCGCGCTTTACGGATCAAACACTAGCAGAAGTATTAGCTGAACGTTACCAAACCACGGTGGAAAAAGCGAAAGAACTAACGGTGAACTCCGCAGGTATGGCAGCGACTGTAGGCCTAACCATTAATAATGATAAAATCATTCCTACAAATACTTTCTTAGCCCACCAACTATTACATTATGTTGCTAGCAAAGCGCCGGGCAAGATTAAAGCTTGTGCCGATCTACTCTTTAAAGGCTACTTCCAAGATGGCATTAATTTAAGTGATATCGTCGCACTGATTGAAATTGCCGATAAACTTAAACTCGACCTGACCGATGTTAAAAAAGCGTTAGATGATGAGGTTTACGTCAATGCGGTTCGTGATGATGAGGCCATTGCACATCGAATTAATATTCAAAGCGTTCCCTTCTTTGTCATTGATAATGAAGTCGCGATACAAGGCGCTCAAAAAGTGGAAGACTTTCATCAATTTTTAGTGGAATACCTCAAAGAGCAAAATAAACAAGGTCATGAAAATCCCCCTACGCAGGATGCATAA
- a CDS encoding DUF805 domain-containing protein, with protein MSKQHERINTPPYFSLSFTGRIGRLEFANRFVTYLVLFTLIYLLYFYVAEKGIFSLFSENDKSIDMTKNLIRLIFYSGYVGAIIVLYLRMIIMRLHDISLSGWWSCLLFLCPYLLDLAVIMLPMTLSREAFYTYFFMLFTVSLAIRLFPFMMPGNKQLNQYGPPSRTGTPLGIIILIIVSVVGCYFLYRYITLQSLSIAFLYNL; from the coding sequence ATGAGCAAACAACACGAGCGAATCAATACCCCTCCTTACTTCTCTTTAAGCTTTACAGGGAGAATTGGTCGATTAGAATTTGCCAATCGTTTTGTCACCTACTTGGTACTTTTTACCCTAATCTATCTGCTCTACTTCTATGTCGCAGAAAAAGGGATCTTTTCATTATTTAGTGAAAATGATAAATCCATTGATATGACAAAAAATCTGATTCGTCTTATTTTCTATAGCGGCTATGTGGGTGCAATCATAGTGCTCTATTTACGAATGATTATTATGCGTTTGCATGATATCTCACTCTCAGGTTGGTGGTCTTGTCTGCTCTTTCTCTGTCCCTATCTACTCGATCTAGCGGTCATTATGTTACCGATGACACTGTCTCGGGAGGCTTTTTATACTTACTTTTTTATGCTCTTTACTGTAAGCCTTGCAATCAGACTCTTTCCTTTTATGATGCCCGGCAATAAACAGCTTAATCAATATGGTCCGCCATCTCGTACTGGTACACCTTTAGGAATCATTATATTAATCATCGTATCTGTTGTAGGTTGCTATTTCCTCTATCGTTATATTACCTTACAGAGCCTCTCTATCGCATTTCTCTATAACCTATAG
- a CDS encoding M20 metallopeptidase family protein, with the protein MKLVTQAELQPYEAKLIENRRHLHAHPELSFQEYETAKYIIREMEQLKHAEIIRPVGTSVLVKFVTGKPGPKIGLRADIDALAIKEERTELPFCSQNDGVMHACGHDIHTSMLLAACRYFDDHFEELTGEVWAIFQHAEELLPGGAQEMVKTGLFDELDFIYGQHIWSGMPVGIIDIKEGPASSNSDTYEIHIQGKGGHASQPDMAIDPIIIGSMIVQKLQTIVSRMVSPQEPAVISNTVFQAGRTEALNVIPDTCRLGGSVRSSSDEVREILKSNIIKMAESTCEEYGATCTIDYMVGYGVTYNNPEKTAFMRQVAENIEGATIITEKCMLGGEDFSAFSKIVPSTFLFVGGGNEEMAFNYPHHHPKFGIDEDGMRLGLQLLVNAVVQYPHYFK; encoded by the coding sequence ATGAAACTCGTTACACAAGCAGAATTACAGCCTTATGAAGCAAAACTTATTGAAAATCGTCGTCATCTTCATGCTCATCCTGAGCTCTCTTTTCAGGAATATGAAACGGCGAAATACATTATCAGGGAAATGGAGCAATTGAAACATGCTGAGATTATTCGGCCCGTTGGCACGAGTGTATTAGTGAAATTTGTGACCGGAAAGCCAGGACCAAAGATTGGACTTCGTGCAGATATTGATGCCTTAGCGATTAAAGAAGAGCGGACAGAGTTACCATTTTGCTCTCAAAACGATGGTGTAATGCACGCTTGCGGTCACGATATTCATACTTCAATGTTGCTCGCTGCTTGTCGTTATTTTGATGACCATTTTGAAGAGTTGACAGGGGAAGTATGGGCTATTTTCCAACATGCAGAGGAGTTACTGCCTGGCGGTGCGCAAGAGATGGTCAAAACTGGGCTATTTGATGAGTTGGACTTTATCTATGGCCAACATATCTGGTCAGGAATGCCGGTGGGGATTATTGATATTAAAGAGGGGCCGGCGAGCTCAAATTCGGATACCTATGAGATCCATATTCAAGGTAAGGGCGGACATGCGTCACAACCTGATATGGCCATTGATCCTATTATTATTGGTTCAATGATTGTCCAGAAGTTGCAGACAATTGTCTCCCGTATGGTTTCGCCACAAGAGCCGGCAGTCATTAGCAATACGGTATTTCAAGCGGGAAGAACAGAGGCTTTAAACGTGATCCCTGATACTTGTCGTTTAGGTGGAAGTGTTCGTTCTTCGAGTGACGAAGTGCGTGAGATCCTTAAAAGTAATATTATCAAGATGGCAGAATCGACCTGTGAAGAATATGGTGCAACGTGTACGATCGACTATATGGTGGGTTATGGCGTGACCTATAATAATCCTGAAAAAACAGCCTTCATGCGGCAAGTGGCTGAAAATATTGAAGGCGCTACGATTATTACAGAAAAATGTATGCTCGGTGGTGAGGATTTTAGTGCATTCTCAAAAATCGTACCTTCTACCTTTCTTTTTGTGGGGGGCGGCAATGAAGAGATGGCATTTAATTATCCGCATCATCACCCTAAATTTGGGATTGATGAAGATGGAATGCGTTTAGGGTTACAATTACTAGTAAATGCAGTAGTACAGTATCCGCATTATTTTAAATAG